Proteins from one Planifilum fulgidum genomic window:
- a CDS encoding TetR/AcrR family transcriptional regulator, whose product MPRVGRKERILEVARRFFSTKGYHGTTIRDISEASGILSGSLYAHINSKEDLLFEITDRGAEAFLGSLRPIVEGPGSPREKLRRGLTAHARVVADNLEGATVFFHEWKALSKERREIIQRKRDEYESLWARIFEEGIEKGEFCGRDPKFARLLVLSAANWMYQWYQPEGPLTPEEIADRFAEIILSGIAVHKEGEG is encoded by the coding sequence ATGCCTCGAGTGGGGAGAAAAGAACGGATACTGGAGGTGGCCCGGCGCTTCTTCAGCACCAAGGGATATCACGGAACGACGATCCGCGACATCTCCGAAGCCAGCGGCATTTTGTCCGGCAGTCTGTATGCCCATATCAACTCGAAGGAAGACCTGCTCTTCGAGATCACCGACCGGGGAGCGGAAGCCTTCCTCGGTTCCCTTCGCCCCATTGTCGAGGGGCCGGGATCGCCGCGGGAGAAATTGCGGCGGGGATTGACGGCCCACGCGAGGGTGGTGGCGGACAACCTGGAGGGTGCGACGGTCTTCTTTCACGAGTGGAAGGCTCTGTCGAAGGAGCGGAGAGAAATCATTCAACGGAAACGGGACGAGTACGAATCCCTTTGGGCCCGCATCTTTGAAGAGGGCATCGAAAAGGGGGAGTTCTGCGGGCGAGATCCCAAATTTGCCCGCCTCCTGGTCCTTTCGGCGGCCAACTGGATGTACCAGTGGTACCAGCCGGAGGGGCCCTTGACCCCGGAAGAGATCGCCGATCGCTTCGCGGAGATCATTCTGTCGGGCATTGCTGTCCACAAGGAGGGAGAAGGATGA
- a CDS encoding phenylacetate--CoA ligase, whose translation MDRKDLRRLQSERLRKVVERVYHRVPFYRQRFDEAGITPEDIRGVEDLHRLPFTRKADLREQYPFGLFAVDLKQVIRIHASSGTKGKPTVVGYTRKDIEHWADVCARAIVASGGQPGDVLHNAYGYGLFTGGLGLHYGGERLGMTVVPVSGGNRSRQVTLIQDFRPRGICGTPSFVLSLAEAMIEAGKNPRDTSLKYGIFGAEAWSEEMRRTLEETWDIDAIDIYGLSEVIGPGVSIECREAKDGLHIAEDHFLPEVIDPETGEPLPEGEFGELVFTSLTKEANPVIRYRTGDIAALYTEPCRCGRTHVRMSRIKGRIDDMLVIRGVNVFPSEVEQVVLGMEEVAPHYQLVVSKEGVMDKLVLEVELSETFVRHLGPSFSLEHESCGKLSFRLRAKLKDVLGVTTEVVLREPRTIPRSEGKAVRVIDRRNPVKMKG comes from the coding sequence ATGGATCGGAAGGATCTGCGGAGGCTTCAGTCGGAGAGGCTTCGGAAAGTGGTCGAAAGGGTGTACCACCGGGTGCCCTTCTACCGCCAACGGTTTGACGAGGCGGGCATCACTCCGGAGGACATACGGGGAGTGGAGGATCTTCACCGCCTGCCCTTCACCCGCAAGGCGGATCTCCGGGAACAGTACCCCTTCGGCCTTTTTGCCGTCGATCTGAAGCAGGTGATCCGCATCCACGCGTCGTCCGGCACCAAAGGGAAGCCGACGGTGGTGGGATACACCCGCAAAGACATCGAGCATTGGGCGGACGTGTGCGCCCGGGCCATTGTCGCCTCCGGCGGTCAGCCCGGGGATGTGCTCCACAACGCCTACGGCTACGGCCTGTTTACCGGGGGGCTGGGTCTTCACTACGGCGGCGAGCGGTTGGGCATGACGGTGGTTCCCGTGTCCGGCGGCAACCGCTCGCGGCAGGTCACCCTGATTCAAGATTTTCGTCCCCGGGGGATCTGCGGGACGCCCTCCTTCGTGCTGAGCCTGGCGGAAGCGATGATCGAAGCGGGCAAAAACCCCCGGGACACGTCGCTGAAGTACGGAATCTTCGGAGCGGAAGCCTGGTCCGAGGAAATGCGGCGCACCCTGGAGGAAACCTGGGACATCGACGCCATCGATATTTACGGCCTGTCGGAAGTGATCGGTCCCGGCGTTTCCATCGAGTGCCGGGAGGCGAAGGACGGCCTGCACATCGCCGAGGATCATTTCCTGCCCGAGGTGATCGACCCCGAGACGGGCGAACCGCTGCCCGAGGGGGAGTTCGGCGAGCTGGTGTTCACCTCCCTGACCAAGGAGGCAAACCCTGTCATTCGTTACCGGACGGGGGATATCGCCGCGCTGTACACGGAGCCGTGCCGCTGCGGGCGCACCCATGTCCGGATGTCCCGCATCAAGGGGCGGATCGACGACATGTTGGTGATCCGCGGCGTCAATGTCTTCCCTTCGGAAGTGGAGCAAGTGGTGCTGGGAATGGAAGAGGTGGCGCCCCACTACCAGCTGGTGGTGTCGAAGGAAGGGGTGATGGACAAGCTGGTTCTCGAGGTGGAGTTGTCGGAAACCTTTGTCCGCCACCTGGGCCCCTCCTTCTCCCTGGAGCACGAATCCTGCGGAAAGCTCTCCTTCCGCCTGCGTGCCAAGTTGAAGGATGTGCTCGGCGTGACGACGGAGGTTGTCCTGCGTGAGCCACGGACCATTCCCCGGAGCGAAGGGAAGGCCGTCCGGGTGATCGACCGGCGCAATCCGGTGAAGATGAAGGGATAA
- the paaA gene encoding 1,2-phenylacetyl-CoA epoxidase subunit PaaA produces MSLDERHAQFMERIRRGEKIEATDWMPDEYRQLLIKLIHMHGISEVMGVYPEKQWVPKAPNLRRKLSLMAKVQDEMGHGQLLLRVVEDLAAPLGKNREDLITDIFLSRVKFHNVFHMDAETWADAGLIGWLVDGAAIITQVSLLETSYAPYARVLKRICAEESFHMQHGENIILAMAMGTQKQRDMLQDALNRWWESLLFFFGPPQITDAARRMLEYRIRVKTNEELRQQFLDKYVPQIRALGLKVPDPELHYDEEKKRWVYTPPDWEKFSRIVRKNCGPKSQERIQLRRQAHEGQRWVREAMLRSARAAAAV; encoded by the coding sequence ATGAGTCTCGATGAGCGCCATGCCCAGTTCATGGAGCGGATTCGGCGGGGCGAAAAGATCGAAGCGACGGACTGGATGCCGGATGAATACCGGCAACTTCTCATCAAGCTGATCCACATGCACGGGATCAGCGAGGTCATGGGGGTGTATCCCGAGAAGCAGTGGGTTCCCAAGGCCCCCAATCTCCGGCGCAAGTTGAGCCTGATGGCCAAGGTGCAGGACGAGATGGGACACGGCCAACTGCTTCTCCGGGTGGTGGAGGATCTGGCCGCCCCCCTCGGCAAAAACCGGGAGGACCTGATAACGGACATTTTTCTCAGCCGGGTCAAGTTTCACAACGTGTTCCACATGGACGCGGAAACCTGGGCGGATGCCGGGTTGATCGGATGGCTGGTGGACGGGGCGGCGATCATCACCCAGGTGTCGCTGCTGGAGACCTCCTATGCCCCTTACGCCCGGGTGTTGAAGCGGATCTGCGCCGAGGAGAGCTTCCACATGCAGCACGGGGAAAACATCATCCTCGCCATGGCGATGGGCACCCAAAAGCAGCGGGACATGCTGCAGGATGCCCTGAACCGCTGGTGGGAATCCCTGCTGTTCTTCTTCGGTCCGCCGCAGATCACCGACGCCGCCCGCCGGATGCTCGAATACCGGATTCGGGTCAAGACCAACGAGGAGCTGCGCCAGCAGTTTCTGGACAAGTACGTCCCGCAAATCCGCGCCCTCGGTCTCAAGGTGCCGGATCCGGAGCTTCACTACGATGAAGAGAAGAAGCGGTGGGTATACACGCCGCCGGATTGGGAGAAGTTTTCCCGGATCGTGCGCAAAAATTGCGGTCCCAAGTCCCAGGAGCGGATCCAGTTGCGCAGGCAGGCCCACGAAGGGCAGCGTTGGGTGCGCGAGGCGATGCTCCGTTCGGCGCGGGCGGCCGCCGCGGTTTGA
- the paaD gene encoding 1,2-phenylacetyl-CoA epoxidase subunit PaaD, producing MSDNRSALWQALQEVKDPEIPTISLVDLGMIHRLLVEGDRVTVEILPTFVGCPALDIIRRDVRNRLLQVEGVADVEVKFVYDPPWTSDRITEEGRKRLASFGIAPPRPAGENPMDIVPPCPYCGAEGGEIHNLFGPTACRSIFYCRRCRQPFEGMKPV from the coding sequence ATGAGCGACAACAGGAGTGCCCTGTGGCAGGCTTTGCAAGAGGTGAAAGACCCGGAGATACCCACGATCAGTCTGGTGGACCTGGGGATGATTCATCGCCTGCTGGTGGAGGGGGACCGGGTGACGGTGGAGATTTTGCCCACCTTTGTCGGGTGCCCCGCGTTGGACATCATCCGACGGGACGTGCGGAACCGCCTCCTTCAGGTGGAAGGCGTGGCCGACGTGGAGGTCAAGTTCGTGTATGATCCTCCCTGGACTTCGGATCGAATTACGGAGGAGGGGAGAAAGCGCCTGGCCTCCTTCGGGATTGCTCCTCCCCGTCCCGCCGGGGAAAATCCCATGGATATCGTTCCTCCTTGCCCCTACTGCGGCGCCGAAGGAGGAGAAATCCACAACCTTTTCGGGCCGACGGCGTGCCGTTCGATTTTCTACTGCAGGCGTTGCCGCCAGCCCTTTGAAGGCATGAAACCCGTATAG
- a CDS encoding phenylacetic acid degradation protein, protein MEEREEKLEFGVYEVFVQKSALDHHQHVGSVIAPSPDVALITARENFLRRDPAVNLWVVPRESIHAAPSEGDYFARELDRRYRKVSGYSENGRLWKMFKEGNPDFDEMIRYFEEKEAERRKSLLVSDGEKDSGRSRRGRF, encoded by the coding sequence ATGGAGGAGCGGGAAGAAAAACTGGAGTTCGGCGTTTATGAGGTGTTCGTCCAAAAGTCGGCCCTGGATCATCACCAGCATGTGGGCAGCGTGATCGCTCCTTCCCCGGATGTGGCGCTGATTACGGCCCGGGAGAATTTTCTGCGCCGCGACCCGGCGGTCAACCTGTGGGTGGTTCCCCGGGAATCCATCCACGCCGCGCCCTCCGAAGGGGATTATTTCGCCCGGGAGCTGGACCGCCGATACCGGAAGGTCTCCGGTTATTCGGAAAACGGGCGGCTGTGGAAGATGTTCAAGGAGGGGAATCCGGATTTCGACGAGATGATCCGCTACTTTGAGGAAAAGGAAGCGGAGAGGAGAAAGTCCCTCCTCGTGTCGGACGGGGAAAAGGATTCCGGACGGTCCCGGCGGGGCCGTTTTTGA
- a CDS encoding aldehyde dehydrogenase family protein, which translates to MLKEKPALLKEEYHLLINGEHVPSSSGEYFDTYNPATGEVIARVAKATRKDVDKAVSAAREALENSKWARWPASRRGQILNKVAAIMRERFNELVELEVINSGKALSAARGQIMQAIEDFELYAGAVSTLSGSTKPVPNGFFHYTVKEPVGVCAQIVPWNYPLMMAAWKVAPALAAGCTIVLKPATLTPITALTLADICHEAGVPAGVINVITGSGTDVGAYLTEHPGVDKVAFTGETKTGKDIMARASETLKRVTLELGGKSPNIIFEDADLEAAVNGSLFGIYYNTGQSCEARSRLFVHEAIYDEFLERFVEKAKKLKVGDPMDPDTHVGAVISAGQLEVIDSYVRLAEKEGARVLYGGKRPEGPEFEKGHWYMPTVIVDVTNDMRVAQEEIFGPVVVVMKFSDEREVIRLANDTIYGLAASLWTRDFSRAHRVAGQLKAGVVMINNPFSAFPGLPFGGYKQSGFGRELAIESLDLYTETKSVLSYIGSKPLNPFGV; encoded by the coding sequence ATGCTGAAGGAAAAGCCCGCACTGTTGAAAGAGGAGTATCACCTGCTGATCAACGGAGAACACGTTCCCAGTTCTTCCGGCGAGTACTTTGACACCTACAATCCGGCCACCGGAGAGGTGATCGCCCGGGTGGCCAAGGCGACGCGGAAGGACGTGGACAAAGCCGTTTCCGCCGCCCGCGAAGCTCTGGAAAACAGCAAATGGGCCCGTTGGCCGGCTTCCCGCCGCGGCCAGATCCTGAACAAGGTGGCGGCGATCATGCGGGAGCGCTTCAACGAGCTGGTGGAGCTGGAGGTCATCAACAGCGGCAAGGCCCTGTCCGCCGCCAGGGGTCAGATCATGCAGGCCATTGAGGACTTCGAGCTGTATGCCGGGGCGGTTTCCACCTTGTCGGGAAGCACCAAGCCGGTTCCGAACGGATTTTTCCATTATACGGTGAAGGAGCCGGTCGGCGTCTGCGCCCAGATCGTGCCCTGGAACTATCCGCTGATGATGGCGGCGTGGAAGGTGGCTCCGGCGCTGGCCGCCGGATGCACCATTGTGCTGAAACCGGCCACCCTGACGCCGATCACGGCTCTCACGCTGGCGGACATTTGTCACGAAGCGGGAGTTCCCGCCGGGGTGATCAACGTGATCACCGGAAGCGGCACCGATGTGGGCGCCTATCTCACGGAGCATCCCGGCGTGGACAAAGTGGCCTTCACCGGGGAAACGAAGACCGGGAAAGACATCATGGCCCGGGCCTCCGAGACGCTGAAGCGGGTCACCCTGGAGCTGGGCGGCAAATCGCCCAACATCATCTTCGAGGATGCCGATCTGGAAGCGGCGGTGAACGGATCCCTCTTCGGCATCTATTACAACACCGGGCAGTCCTGCGAAGCCCGTTCCCGGCTGTTTGTCCACGAAGCGATTTATGACGAGTTCCTGGAGCGGTTTGTGGAAAAGGCGAAAAAATTGAAGGTGGGCGACCCCATGGACCCGGACACCCATGTGGGGGCGGTCATTTCCGCGGGTCAGCTGGAAGTGATCGATTCCTACGTCCGCCTGGCGGAAAAGGAAGGGGCCCGGGTGCTCTACGGCGGAAAACGGCCGGAGGGTCCCGAATTTGAAAAGGGACACTGGTACATGCCCACCGTCATCGTCGATGTGACCAACGACATGCGCGTGGCCCAGGAGGAGATTTTCGGTCCGGTCGTGGTGGTGATGAAGTTCAGCGACGAGCGGGAAGTGATCCGCTTGGCCAACGACACCATCTACGGATTGGCCGCCTCCCTCTGGACCCGCGATTTCAGCCGGGCCCACCGCGTGGCGGGACAGTTGAAGGCGGGCGTGGTCATGATCAACAATCCCTTCTCCGCCTTCCCGGGCTTGCCCTTCGGGGGTTACAAACAG
- the paaC gene encoding 1,2-phenylacetyl-CoA epoxidase subunit PaaC, whose translation MRVESASEAAKISGYREALTELLFQLADDELVMGHRDSEWLGLAPDIEEDVAFSSIAQDEVGHSVYFYERLHELGETDSDRLAFGREANRRRNAVVLERPNGDWAYTIARHFFYDVFDQIRLEALSTSGYVPLAHGVTKIRREEHYHLLHMRLWFTRLGSAGGEATERMRRAVRDLWPEIGGLFSLGDAESRLLEFGIIPFGAAELKRRWEQQVRPAFEEAKLPWPGSPAAPDLDGRKGQHTPDLERLLDSMTEVFRLDPAARW comes from the coding sequence ATGCGTGTGGAGTCAGCGTCAGAAGCGGCAAAAATCAGTGGGTACCGGGAAGCGCTGACCGAGCTGTTGTTCCAGCTGGCGGATGACGAACTCGTCATGGGGCACCGCGATTCCGAATGGTTGGGATTGGCCCCGGATATCGAAGAGGATGTGGCGTTCAGCTCCATCGCCCAGGACGAGGTGGGACACTCCGTTTACTTCTACGAGCGGCTCCACGAACTGGGGGAAACCGATTCCGACCGCCTCGCCTTTGGCCGGGAAGCGAACCGGCGCCGCAACGCGGTGGTGCTGGAGCGTCCCAACGGAGACTGGGCCTATACGATCGCCCGTCACTTCTTCTACGATGTGTTTGATCAAATTCGATTGGAAGCGCTTTCGACCTCCGGTTACGTTCCCTTGGCCCATGGGGTGACCAAGATCCGGCGGGAGGAACATTATCATCTCCTCCACATGCGCCTGTGGTTCACCCGGCTGGGGTCGGCCGGTGGGGAGGCGACGGAGCGCATGCGCCGGGCGGTTCGGGATTTGTGGCCGGAAATCGGCGGACTCTTTTCGCTGGGAGACGCGGAGAGCCGGCTGTTGGAATTCGGCATCATTCCCTTTGGAGCCGCCGAGCTCAAGAGGCGTTGGGAGCAGCAGGTGCGCCCCGCCTTTGAGGAGGCGAAGCTTCCCTGGCCGGGTTCTCCGGCTGCGCCCGATTTGGACGGGAGAAAGGGGCAGCACACCCCCGATTTGGAACGCTTGCTGGATTCGATGACGGAGGTGTTCCGGTTGGATCCGGCCGCCCGGTGGTGA
- a CDS encoding EthD family reductase: protein MVKLIALYRHPEDKKAFDDHYWNVHAPLAEKMPGLKKLEVTRLVGTPMGGEAPYYLLAEMYFEDRGALDAAMSSAEGKAAAKDLMGFAGSLVTMMIGEVAEGK, encoded by the coding sequence ATGGTCAAACTGATTGCCCTTTACCGCCATCCCGAAGACAAAAAGGCCTTTGACGACCATTATTGGAATGTGCACGCTCCCTTGGCCGAGAAAATGCCGGGGCTGAAAAAGCTGGAGGTGACCCGCCTGGTGGGGACGCCGATGGGCGGGGAGGCGCCCTATTATCTTTTGGCCGAGATGTATTTCGAAGACCGCGGGGCCCTGGACGCGGCGATGTCCTCCGCCGAGGGCAAGGCGGCGGCCAAGGATCTGATGGGATTCGCCGGTTCCCTGGTGACGATGATGATCGGCGAAGTCGCCGAGGGGAAGTGA